The proteins below are encoded in one region of Pseudomonas putida NBRC 14164:
- a CDS encoding TonB-dependent receptor domain-containing protein: MKAPSFATLLCLPLPLLAAERDDALKLPDVLISASRQVESRTATSAANTVFTRTDIDRLQPTSVTDLLSRVPGVQVAPTGGRGSLPGIFIRGTKAAQSLVLVDGVRIANATSGDSGLQFLDVDQIERVEVLRGSRSAVYGSDAIGGVIQIFTRRSNGPGLQPRLRMAAGSNQTFQRSLGLSGGDGATRFNLGASLDETAGIDSTGPSFASDGDHDAYRNKAFNLSLSHTFGERFEAGLNLLDSRGRSEYDEPRGASPQVPYSNFAVSSIGSYLDAQVSEQWNTRLELAHSENRDDSRDKLRHSSAPFNTYRDQATWQNNLVMDERNNLLLGADWYEDRVHASTDFTEDSRWNRAVFVQHRYQGERFSTEVGVRHDRNQQFGGQTTWSGSLAVPLNAQNDVLLSYSEGFRAPTFNDLYYPQFSNPDLDPEHSRSYELQWRSQLTADSRLEASLYRTDLRDAIVFGQGSIPRNVASARINGFEMALAQQWGAWHSQLGLALIDPRDRDSGHTLARRARRTLSLDLDRELGRFTVGAGWQAVSGSYDDEANRNRIGGYGLLGLRGSWAATDELKLEAKLDNLLDHTHSRALYSYEGAYYPYREEGRTLLFSVTWTPAL, encoded by the coding sequence ATGAAAGCCCCAAGCTTTGCTACATTGCTCTGCCTCCCCCTCCCCCTGCTGGCCGCCGAGCGCGACGACGCCCTCAAGCTCCCCGACGTGCTGATCAGCGCCAGCCGCCAGGTCGAGTCGCGCACCGCCACCAGTGCTGCAAACACCGTCTTCACCCGCACTGACATCGACCGCCTGCAACCCACCAGCGTCACCGACCTGCTCAGCCGCGTGCCCGGCGTGCAAGTGGCGCCTACCGGTGGCCGTGGCAGTCTGCCCGGCATCTTCATTCGCGGCACCAAGGCCGCACAAAGCCTGGTACTGGTGGATGGTGTGCGCATTGCCAACGCCACCTCCGGCGACAGCGGCCTGCAGTTTCTCGACGTTGACCAGATCGAGCGGGTGGAAGTGCTGCGCGGCTCGCGCTCAGCGGTGTACGGCAGCGATGCCATTGGTGGGGTAATCCAGATCTTCACCCGGCGTAGCAACGGCCCCGGCCTGCAGCCGCGCCTGCGAATGGCCGCCGGCAGCAACCAGACGTTCCAACGCAGCCTGGGGCTTTCAGGCGGGGATGGCGCAACCCGCTTCAACCTCGGCGCCAGCCTGGATGAAACGGCCGGCATCGACTCGACCGGGCCGTCCTTCGCCAGCGATGGCGACCACGACGCTTACCGCAACAAGGCATTCAACCTGAGCCTGAGCCACACCTTCGGTGAGCGCTTCGAGGCCGGGCTGAACCTGCTCGACAGCCGTGGCCGCAGTGAGTACGACGAGCCGCGCGGTGCAAGCCCTCAAGTGCCGTATTCGAATTTCGCTGTCAGCAGCATAGGCAGCTACTTGGATGCTCAGGTCAGCGAGCAGTGGAATACAAGGCTCGAACTGGCGCATAGCGAAAACCGCGACGACAGCCGAGACAAGCTCAGGCATTCAAGCGCCCCGTTCAACACCTATCGCGACCAGGCAACCTGGCAAAACAATTTGGTCATGGATGAACGCAACAACCTGCTGCTGGGTGCGGATTGGTACGAAGACCGTGTGCACGCCAGCACCGACTTCACCGAAGACAGCCGCTGGAACCGCGCCGTCTTCGTCCAGCACCGCTACCAGGGCGAACGGTTTTCCACCGAAGTGGGTGTGCGCCATGACCGTAACCAGCAGTTCGGCGGCCAGACCACCTGGAGCGGCAGCTTGGCCGTACCGTTGAACGCACAGAATGATGTGCTGCTGTCCTACAGCGAAGGCTTTCGGGCGCCAACCTTCAACGACCTGTACTACCCCCAGTTCAGCAACCCGGACCTGGACCCCGAGCACTCCAGAAGCTACGAGCTGCAATGGCGCAGCCAGCTGACTGCGGACAGCCGCCTGGAAGCCTCGCTGTACCGCACCGACCTGCGCGATGCGATCGTGTTCGGCCAGGGCTCGATACCCCGCAACGTTGCCTCGGCCCGTATCAACGGCTTCGAAATGGCCTTGGCGCAACAATGGGGCGCCTGGCACAGCCAACTGGGCCTGGCACTGATCGATCCTCGTGACCGTGACAGCGGCCACACCCTCGCCCGCCGTGCACGCCGCACGCTGAGCCTGGACCTGGACCGTGAACTCGGGCGTTTCACCGTGGGCGCAGGCTGGCAAGCGGTCAGCGGCAGCTATGACGATGAGGCCAACCGCAACCGCATCGGCGGCTATGGCCTGCTCGGTTTGCGCGGTAGTTGGGCAGCCACTGACGAACTGAAACTGGAAGCGAAGCTGGATAACCTGCTGGACCACACTCACAGCCGTGCCCTGTACAGCTACGAGGGTGCCTACTATCCCTACCGCGAAGAAGGCCGCACGCTGTTGTTCAGCGTTACCTGGACGCCGGCGCTTTAG
- the dxs gene encoding 1-deoxy-D-xylulose-5-phosphate synthase has product MPTTFQEIPRERPVTPLLDRADTPAGLRRLAEADLETLADELRQELLYTVGQTGGHFGAGLGVIELTIALHYVFDTPDDRLVWDVGHQAYPHKILTGRRNRMLSLRQKDGIAAFPRRSESEYDTFGVGHSSTSISAALGMAIAARLQNSARKSIAVIGDGALTAGMAFEALNHAQEVNADMLVILNDNDMSISRNVGGLSNYLAKILSSRTYASMREGSKKVLSRLPGAWEIARRTEEYAKGMLVPGTLFEELGWNYIGPIDGHDLPTMIATLRNMRDLKGPQFLHVVTKKGKGFAPAEVDPIGYHAITKLEPADKPAAPKKVSGPKYSAVFGQWLCDMAAADNRLVGITPAMKEGSDLVDFSERYPERYFDVAIAEQHAVTLAAGMACEGSKPVVAIYSTFLQRAYDQLIHDVAVQNLDVLFAIDRAGLVGEDGPTHAGSYDLSYLRCIPGMLVMTPSDENELRKMLSTGHLYNGPAAVRYPRGTGPNAPISGDLEPLEIGKGVVRRQGENVALLVFGVQLAEAMQVAEQINATVVDMRFVKPLDEALVLELAGSHALLVTIEENAIMGGAGAAVGEFLASQAVLKPLLHLGLPDIYVEHAKPAQMLAECGLDAAGIEASVKARMAMLGL; this is encoded by the coding sequence ATGCCCACGACGTTTCAAGAGATCCCCCGCGAACGCCCGGTCACGCCGTTGCTCGACCGCGCTGACACGCCTGCCGGCCTGCGCCGGCTGGCCGAAGCCGACCTGGAGACCCTGGCCGACGAACTGCGCCAGGAACTGCTCTACACCGTGGGACAGACCGGTGGGCATTTTGGCGCCGGTCTGGGCGTGATCGAGCTGACCATCGCCCTGCACTACGTGTTCGACACCCCGGACGACCGGCTGGTGTGGGACGTGGGCCACCAGGCCTACCCGCACAAGATCCTCACCGGGCGCCGTAACCGCATGCTCAGCCTGCGCCAGAAGGACGGCATCGCCGCTTTCCCGCGCCGCAGCGAGAGCGAGTACGACACCTTTGGCGTCGGCCACTCCAGCACCTCGATCAGCGCCGCACTGGGCATGGCCATTGCCGCCCGTCTGCAGAACAGCGCACGCAAATCGATTGCGGTGATCGGGGACGGCGCGCTGACTGCCGGCATGGCCTTCGAGGCGTTGAACCACGCCCAGGAAGTCAACGCCGACATGCTGGTGATCCTCAACGACAACGACATGTCGATTTCGCGCAATGTCGGCGGCCTGTCCAACTACCTGGCCAAGATCCTCTCCAGCCGCACCTACGCGAGCATGCGCGAAGGCAGCAAGAAAGTGCTGTCGCGCCTGCCAGGCGCCTGGGAAATCGCCCGCCGCACCGAGGAATACGCCAAAGGCATGCTGGTGCCGGGCACGCTGTTCGAAGAACTGGGCTGGAACTACATCGGCCCCATCGACGGCCACGACCTGCCGACCATGATCGCCACCCTGCGCAACATGCGTGACCTGAAGGGCCCGCAGTTCCTGCACGTGGTGACCAAGAAGGGCAAGGGCTTCGCCCCGGCCGAGGTCGACCCGATCGGCTATCACGCCATCACCAAGCTGGAGCCGGCCGACAAGCCTGCCGCGCCAAAGAAAGTCAGCGGCCCGAAATACTCTGCCGTGTTCGGCCAGTGGCTGTGCGACATGGCCGCCGCCGACAACCGCCTGGTGGGCATTACCCCGGCGATGAAGGAAGGCTCCGACCTGGTCGACTTCAGCGAGCGCTACCCGGAACGCTACTTCGACGTGGCGATCGCCGAGCAGCACGCCGTTACCTTGGCGGCCGGCATGGCCTGCGAGGGCAGCAAGCCGGTGGTGGCGATCTACTCCACGTTCCTGCAGCGTGCCTACGACCAGCTGATCCACGACGTGGCCGTACAGAACCTCGATGTGCTGTTTGCCATCGACCGCGCCGGCCTCGTTGGCGAAGACGGCCCGACCCATGCGGGCAGTTATGACCTGTCGTACCTGCGCTGCATCCCGGGCATGCTGGTGATGACCCCGAGCGACGAGAACGAGCTGCGCAAGATGCTCAGCACCGGCCACCTGTACAACGGCCCGGCAGCCGTGCGCTACCCGCGTGGCACCGGCCCGAATGCGCCGATCAGCGGCGACCTGGAGCCACTGGAAATCGGCAAGGGCGTGGTTCGCCGCCAAGGCGAGAACGTCGCCCTGCTGGTGTTTGGCGTGCAACTGGCCGAGGCCATGCAGGTGGCCGAGCAGATCAACGCCACAGTGGTTGACATGCGCTTCGTCAAACCGCTGGACGAGGCCCTGGTGCTGGAACTGGCTGGCAGCCATGCGCTGCTGGTGACCATTGAAGAGAACGCCATCATGGGTGGCGCGGGTGCTGCGGTGGGTGAGTTCCTGGCCAGCCAGGCAGTGCTCAAGCCGCTGCTGCACCTGGGCTTGCCCGACATCTACGTCGAGCATGCCAAGCCTGCACAGATGCTGGCTGAGTGCGGGCTGGATGCGGCCGGGATCGAAGCTTCGGTGAAGGCCCGCATGGCCATGCTCGGCTTGTAA
- the ispA gene encoding (2E,6E)-farnesyl diphosphate synthase translates to MIGTYQASCQARVDAALEPLFVAPSKELERLYAAMRYSVMNGGKRVRPLLAYAACEALGAPAEQANGAACAVELIHAYSLVHDDLPAMDDDDLRRGQPTTHKAFDEACAILAGDGLQSLAFSALLDPGLSPQADGIRLAMVQALAKAAGPAGMVGGQAIDLGSVGLKLDQQALEFMHRHKTGALIEASVRLGALASARAEQAQLDALQVYAQAIGLAFQVQDDILDVESDTATLGKRQGADIARDKPTYPALLGLEAAKAYAIELRDQALIALQGFGETAEPLRALARYIVERRN, encoded by the coding sequence ATGATTGGCACTTACCAGGCCAGCTGCCAGGCTCGGGTCGACGCTGCCCTCGAACCGCTGTTCGTTGCCCCGTCCAAAGAGCTGGAACGCCTTTACGCCGCCATGCGCTACAGCGTGATGAACGGCGGCAAGCGCGTACGCCCGCTGCTGGCCTACGCGGCCTGCGAAGCCTTGGGCGCCCCGGCCGAACAGGCCAACGGCGCGGCCTGCGCGGTCGAACTGATCCACGCCTACTCGCTGGTGCATGACGACCTGCCAGCCATGGACGACGACGACCTGCGTCGTGGCCAACCCACTACCCACAAAGCATTTGACGAAGCCTGCGCCATCCTCGCTGGCGACGGTTTGCAGAGCCTGGCATTCAGTGCCCTGCTCGACCCAGGCCTGAGCCCGCAGGCCGACGGCATTCGCCTGGCCATGGTCCAGGCCTTGGCCAAGGCTGCCGGCCCGGCAGGCATGGTCGGCGGCCAGGCCATCGACCTCGGTTCGGTAGGCCTGAAGCTGGACCAGCAGGCACTGGAGTTCATGCACCGGCACAAGACCGGCGCACTGATTGAAGCCAGCGTACGCCTCGGCGCCCTGGCCAGCGCCCGTGCCGAACAGGCGCAGCTGGATGCCCTGCAGGTTTATGCGCAGGCCATCGGCCTGGCATTCCAGGTGCAGGACGACATCCTCGACGTGGAGAGCGACACCGCCACCCTGGGCAAACGCCAGGGTGCCGACATAGCTCGTGACAAACCGACCTACCCGGCCCTGCTGGGCCTGGAAGCGGCCAAGGCCTATGCAATCGAACTGCGCGACCAGGCGCTGATCGCACTGCAAGGCTTCGGTGAAACGGCCGAGCCACTGCGGGCCCTGGCGCGCTACATCGTCGAACGCCGTAACTGA
- a CDS encoding exodeoxyribonuclease VII small subunit — protein MARKKASLDFEQSLADLQALVERLENGELSLEESLAAFEQGIALTRDCQGALAQAEQKVQILLERDGELAAQPFDAEPEA, from the coding sequence ATGGCCCGCAAAAAAGCCTCCCTCGATTTCGAGCAATCCCTCGCAGACCTGCAAGCACTGGTCGAGCGCCTGGAGAACGGCGAGTTGTCGCTGGAAGAATCGCTGGCCGCCTTCGAGCAAGGCATCGCCCTGACCCGTGATTGCCAGGGTGCCCTGGCCCAGGCCGAACAGAAGGTGCAAATCCTCCTGGAACGCGACGGCGAACTGGCCGCGCAGCCCTTCGACGCGGAGCCGGAAGCATGA
- the ribB gene encoding 3,4-dihydroxy-2-butanone-4-phosphate synthase, translated as MSTRNHPQFPAVSAAIAAFQAGRPVLLLDDDDREDEADIIAAAENITLQTMAMMIRDCSGIVCLCLDEATVDALQLAPMVQNNQARHGTGFTVTIEAAEGITTGVSAQDRITTIGAALRSSAEQRHIVSPGHVFPLRARNGGVLTRRGHTEGSVDLARLAGLRPAAVLCELMNPDGSMARGEQVAVYARQYNLPVLTIEELARYREAMLEREAEPA; from the coding sequence ATGTCCACCCGTAACCATCCGCAATTCCCCGCTGTTTCCGCCGCCATCGCCGCCTTCCAGGCCGGGCGCCCTGTGCTGCTGCTTGACGATGACGACCGCGAGGACGAAGCGGACATCATTGCCGCTGCCGAAAACATTACGCTGCAGACCATGGCCATGATGATCCGCGACTGCAGCGGCATCGTCTGCCTGTGCCTGGACGAAGCCACCGTCGACGCACTGCAACTGGCGCCAATGGTGCAGAACAACCAGGCCCGCCACGGCACCGGCTTCACGGTCACCATCGAGGCTGCAGAAGGCATCACCACCGGGGTTTCTGCCCAGGACCGCATCACCACCATTGGCGCGGCACTGCGCTCCAGCGCCGAACAGCGTCATATCGTCAGCCCGGGGCATGTGTTCCCGCTGCGCGCCCGCAATGGCGGGGTGCTGACCCGCCGTGGGCACACCGAAGGCTCGGTGGACCTGGCGCGCCTGGCCGGCCTGCGCCCCGCGGCAGTGCTGTGCGAGCTGATGAACCCCGATGGCAGCATGGCGCGTGGCGAGCAGGTGGCGGTTTATGCGCGGCAGTACAACTTGCCGGTGCTGACCATCGAGGAGCTGGCGCGGTACCGCGAGGCGATGCTGGAACGGGAAGCAGAGCCGGCCTGA
- a CDS encoding RtcB family protein, translating to MHSRNKPMDILQVAGGKPIKLWTDGVPVEDEARQQLLNTARMPFIFKHLAVMPDVHLGKGSTIGSVIPTVGAIIPAAVGVDIGCGMIAARTSLHARDLPDNLHGLRSAIEQAVPHGKSFGKRDQGAWADVPAKADKAWGQLAGRFKAITDKYPRLEKTNNRHHLGTLGGGNHFIEVCLDEADRVWFMLHSGSRGVGNAIGNLFIELAQADMRQHLANLPDKDLAYFEEGSRHFADYVEAVEWAQEYARQNRELMMLAVVGAARKALGKPFEASLEAVNCHHNYVQREQHFGREVLVTRKGAVSAQKGELGIIPGSMGARSFIVRGLGNEESFCSCSHGAGRVMSRTKAKSRFTVEDQRRATAHVECRKDKDVVDEIPMAYKDIDAVMRAQQALVEVVHTLRQVVCVKG from the coding sequence ATGCATTCGAGGAACAAGCCCATGGATATTCTCCAGGTCGCCGGTGGCAAGCCGATCAAGTTGTGGACCGATGGCGTGCCGGTCGAAGACGAGGCCCGCCAACAACTGCTGAACACGGCCAGGATGCCGTTCATCTTCAAGCACCTGGCGGTGATGCCCGACGTGCACCTGGGCAAGGGCTCGACCATCGGCAGCGTGATCCCTACGGTCGGCGCGATCATCCCCGCTGCGGTTGGCGTGGACATCGGCTGCGGCATGATCGCCGCGCGCACCTCGCTGCACGCGCGTGACCTGCCAGACAACCTGCATGGCTTGCGCAGTGCCATCGAGCAGGCGGTGCCGCATGGCAAGAGCTTCGGCAAACGTGACCAGGGCGCCTGGGCCGATGTACCGGCCAAGGCGGACAAGGCCTGGGGCCAGCTGGCCGGGCGGTTCAAGGCCATTACCGACAAATACCCGCGGCTGGAAAAGACCAATAACCGCCACCACCTGGGCACACTGGGCGGTGGCAACCACTTCATCGAAGTGTGCCTGGATGAAGCCGACCGCGTCTGGTTCATGCTGCACAGCGGCTCGCGCGGTGTGGGCAATGCCATCGGCAACCTGTTCATCGAGCTGGCCCAGGCCGACATGCGCCAGCACCTCGCCAACCTGCCAGACAAGGACCTGGCGTACTTCGAAGAAGGCAGCCGCCATTTCGCCGACTATGTCGAAGCGGTGGAGTGGGCGCAGGAGTACGCCCGGCAGAACCGCGAGCTGATGATGCTGGCCGTGGTCGGCGCTGCTCGCAAGGCGCTGGGCAAACCGTTCGAGGCCAGCCTGGAAGCGGTGAACTGCCACCACAACTACGTGCAGCGTGAGCAGCATTTTGGCCGCGAAGTGCTGGTGACGCGCAAAGGGGCGGTGTCGGCACAGAAGGGGGAACTGGGCATCATCCCGGGCTCGATGGGGGCCAGGAGCTTCATCGTGCGTGGGCTGGGCAACGAGGAGTCGTTCTGTTCCTGCAGCCATGGCGCAGGCCGGGTGATGAGCCGGACCAAGGCCAAAAGCCGCTTTACCGTCGAGGACCAACGGCGTGCCACGGCGCATGTGGAGTGCCGCAAGGACAAGGACGTCGTCGACGAGATCCCGATGGCGTACAAAGACATCGACGCGGTGATGCGTGCCCAGCAGGCGCTTGTAGAGGTGGTTCATACCCTGCGCCAGGTTGTGTGTGTGAAGGGGTAG